TAGAAATGCCGTTCTTGTGGGTGAGATCTCCAGAGTTAGTGTCTAAAGTCAAACACACAGAATCCCTTGTGATCGGAAATCCGTTTTTGTGCAGTTTTTTGGTTTGGGTGCTTTGCATGTACACCTGTGGGATGAAAGCGATTAAAAACCAGTTAGGACATCACATCTGAAGATCAAATTTAGCATGGAAGATTTTCAGTGACAgtctataaaatatattaaaatgccGACCTGTTTGTCTTTGTGGTAGTGGCACGTAAGTGTGTAAGGCAGCGTCTGCAGTGTTGCGTATGCAAAGCCAGTGAGGGCGGACATAGCCGTGACCAACAGCACGCTTTTGGACAGGCAGATGACCAAAGCGGATACGGTGAAGCACACCATGCTGCTCAGATAGACGGTCCTGGACCCGAACAGATGTACCAGCTTGCTCATGACCAACGAGAAGAAAGTTGAGGTAGCGCACTGCAGAAACAATCCGAGGCTGCCCATTCGTATGCCTGAGGAGAATTAGTTAAAATCCTTGTAGCATTTATAGACACAATACTTTTCAACTAAATATATGTACAAGTAAACAACAATATCTAgtctatggtttttaaaagatGAGGTCATTGCTTTAAGGTTGGACATAATAGGAAAAGGCTCCATGTGTTTTGGCTTTCTACTTCAAATGTCTGACTTTTCACACAGTAGGAATTCAGGATGTAAACACAGACAGCCACGACTCTCGCTCAGAACAAATATCtccaaacaaatgtttttttcatggTGAAGTTACATAGTTTGCTTAAGCTATttgtaaactgtgtttgcataCTGAACTTGATGAGCCGATCTGTCAAATGTTTATGTAAAGGAGGTTTCTGCAGGTGTCAAAGCTCAGCAGGTGAGGTCTGTTGTTGACTAGCTAGCTAAGAATGTGAAGTTGTGTTTATAAACACTGCTTGAAGATGAAATACAACAATGGAAGGAGGTGGAGGCGACTTTAAGTTCACTGCCAGTTCATTACATGCGCTTTAAAATGTAGTGAGCTGAACATTCTTATGTACGTGAACATGCGTGCTTAGATAGACATACTAATACTTATAACTATAAAGATTATATGGATATAATCTATACCTTTTTCCTTCTTTTTTTACGTGTTTATTTCTTTGTaaagtgtttatttaatgtttctATGCTTTGGCAAGGTAAAGATCCTTTTTATCATGCCAATAAAGCCACTACATTATACTCTTTCTTCCTTGCTTCATTctatctttattttcttttttcaacCTTACATCCTTCATTCAATCATTCCTTTTTTTCCTATTGTAATGTCTTGTCTTTTTTCATCCTTTTTTCCAACCTTCGTTTCTTTTTTCCTTCTTCCTTCCTTCATTAACCTTATGTCCTTCATGCCATCATTCCGCTTTTTTTCTCCAACATTACATCCTTCATTTCACTATTCCTGTTTACTCTTTTCTTGTTCTACTTTcttcctctttctttctttcaaccTTCGTTActtcttttctttttccttctatcttccttctttcaattcttttttcttttcttccaACCTAACGTCCTTCATTTCCCCATTCCTTTTTTCTCTTGTCTTGTCTCTCTTTCTTCCTTTTTTCCTTCTTCCTTCCCTCATTccatctttcttttcttttttctaaCCTTACATCCTTCATTCCATCATTCCTTCTTTTTTTCTCAACATTACATTCTCATTCCacaattcctttttcctctttTCTTGTTCTACTTTCttcctttttcttttcttcCAACCTTACATCTTTCATTCCCCATTCCTTTTTTCTCTTGTCTTGTCTCTCTTTCttcctttttcttttctttcaaCCACCGTTCCTTTTtccttcttccttccttccttcattCCATCtatcttttcttttttctaaCCTTACGTCCTTCATTCCATCATTCCTTCTTGTTTTTTCAACATTACATCCTCATTCCACTATTCATTTTCCTTTTTTCTTGTTCTACTGTCttcctttttcttttcttcCAACCTTCGTTCcttcttttctttttccttCTATCTTCCTACTTTCAGTTCTTTTCTTCCAACCTTAAGTTCTTTATTCCATTTACTTTTGTATTCTTCCAaccttccttccttcttttctttttccttctatcttccttctttcaattcttttttcttttcttccaACCTTACGTCCTTCATTTCCCCATTCCTTTTTTCTCTTGTCTTGTCTCTCTTTCTTCCTTTTTTCCTTCTTCCTTCCCTCATTccatctttcttttcttttttctaaCCTTACATCCTTCATTCCATCATTCCTTCTTTTTTTCTCAACATTACATCCTCATTCCacaattcctttttcctctttTCTTGTTCTACTTTCttcctttttcttttcttcCAACCTTACGTCTTTCATTCCCCATTCCTTTTTTCTCTTGTCTTGTCTCTCTTTCttcctttttcttttctttcaaCCACCGTTCCTTTTTCCTTCTTCCTTCCTTCATTCCATCtatcttttcttttttctaaCTTTACGTCCTTCATTCCATCATTCCTTCTTGTTTTTTCAACATTACATCCTCATTCCACTATTCATTTTTCCTCTTTTCTTGTTCTACTGTCttcctttttcttttcttcCAACCTTCGTTCcttcttttctttttccttCTATCTTCTTACTTTCAGTTATTTTCTTCCAACCTTAAGTTCTTTATTCCATTTACTTTTGTATTCTTCCAACCTTACTTCcttcttttctttttccttctatcttccttctttcaattcttttttcttttcttccaACCTTACGTCCTTCATTCCCCCATTCCTTTTTTCTCTTGTCTTGTCTCTCTTTCttccttttttttcttttttttcaacCATCGTTCCTTTTTtccttcttccttccttccttccatctttcttttcttttttctaaCCTTACGTCCTTCATTCCATCATTACTTTTTCTCCAACATTACATCCTTCATTTCACTATTCCTGTTTACTCTTTTCTTGTTCTACTTTCTtcctctttcttttctttcaaCCATCGTTActtcttttctttttccttctatcttccttctttcaattcttttttcttttcttccaACCTTACGTCCTTCATTTCCCCATTCCTTTTTTCTTTTGTCTTGTCTCTCTTTCTTCCTTTTTTCCTTCTTCCTTCCTTCATTccatctttcttttcttttttctaaCCTTACATCCTTCATTCCATCATTCCTTCTTTTTTTTCTCAACATTACATCCTCATTCCacaattcctttttcctctttTCTTGTTCTACTTTCttcctttttcttttcttcCAACCTTACGTCTTTCATTCCCCATTCCTTTTTTCTCTTGTCTTGTCTCTCTTTCttcctttttcttttctttcaaCCACCGTTCCTTTTTCCTTCTTCCTTCCTTCATTCCATCtatcttttcttttttctaaCCTTACGTCCTTCATTCCATCATTCCTTCTTGTTTTTTCAACATTACATCCTCATTCCACTATTCATTTTTCCTCTTTTCTTGTTCTACTGTCttcctttttcttttctttcaaCCTTCGTTCcttcttttctttttccttctatcttccttctttcaattcttttttcttttcttccaACCTTACGTCCTTCATTCCCCCATTCCTTTTTTCTCTTGTCTTGTCTCTCTTTcttccttttttctttttttttcaaccATCGTTCCTTTTTTCcatcttccttccttccttccttccatctttcttttcttttttctaaCCTTATGTCCTTCATTCCATCATTACTTTTTTTCAACATTACATCCTCATTCCACTATTCATTTTTCCTCTTTTCTTgctcttctttctttcttttttcttttcttccaACCTTCATTCcttcttttctttttccttctatcttccttctttcaattcttttttcttttcttttcctttattttcttttcttcCAACCTTAAGTTCTTTATTCCATTTACTTTTCTATTCTTCCAACCTTCcttcttttctttttccttCTTCCTTCAGTCCTTTCTtcttttatcttttattttccCATCTTATGTCCTTCATTCCATCATTCATTCCTTTTCTCTTGTCTTTCttctttttctcttttcttCCAGCATTCATTCCttattttctttcttccttctttctttatttcttcaTTCCATCTTTTCATTTTTACCAACCTTACGTCCTTCATTCCATTATACCcttttttcctttttcttttcttcCAATCTTCCTTCACGCTTTTCTCTTTTCCTTCCTTCGTTCTTTTCCTGCATCCTTCATTCTTTTTTCCAACCTTATGTCCTTCCTTCCATCATTCCATTTTCTTTTTTCCACCCTTCCTTTCTTTTTCcttctttcttccttccttctcTTTTCTTCCAACCTTAAATACTTTATTTCACATTCCTTcttttacttttcttttttcctccttccttccttccttccttcctttgtTCTTTTCCTCCAACCTTCATCCTTCTTTTCctttttccttccttcctttttttcttttcttccaaccttattgtatttatttcatcaatctttcttttccttttttcttgtctttatttctttacttatttattttaaacttataataaagacaaaacatattaacataaaataactTTCTGCATTTCCCCTCTTTTACAAAGCCTAACAACAAAAATAACagacaacaaaaaaaaatatacgCAACCCAACCACTGATCATTGCCACAAATTGGACAGTCCAAGAAAGAGTTCCAGATTTTACCAAAAGTCTTTGGTGTTTTCCTCACATTgagaaaatgattttttcatATGTACAGTTACAGTATGAGGTGAGTTTGTTGATCCATTGGTTTTTCATTAGGGGTGGCAAGATTTCCAGTTCTTTTTCTTTTCCTTCACTTCCTTtcatttaatttcttttttctacCTTCTTTCCTTGCTTCTACCTTTCTCTTTTTCATTCTTTattttcttccttccttccttcctctttctttctttttctctcttctACAGCACAATTCATGTGCAAACATTAAGAAACACATTTCCCCTAAATGTGAACATTATCAAAACATTAACAAAATCGCCTCTGAGTACAATGCATAATGCATGAGTTAAAAAGTCATCTGCAGTGTTTACAACTGTGTGTTTAATCATTAATCCATTGCGGTAGCAGCTTATGCTGTACCCTTTTGCCTGTTTACATCAACTTTAACCAACTCACCTTCATCATAGCGCTGCCTGAGATCGGTGCCAGGAGCGGCACTGGGAACCCCCTGGTAGAGTCCCTCACCGATGAAATCTGTGTAGAAAAGCATGAAGGACATGACGCCCATCCAGCTGCAGAGCTGAGCCAAGCACAGCTGTCGCATGACACGCGGCACATGGCAGTAGCTGCTGTAAATGGCTGGTGTCATAGACCAGCAAGTTCTCAAAAGGCACATCAGCGGTCCGGACTTTAGCGACCGCAGCTTACACTGAAACAGGTAGCAGCACGAACGCGGAAAACATCGTCCCAACTCCAACGGGCCCGGCTCCAGAGTGGACGTTCCGCAATGTTCCTCGGAAACCTTCATGGTGACCAATACGCTGACCACAAAAATGAGGATGAGGACGGAGAACAAACATTCCGCTTGTCCACCCAGGTAAAAGGAGAGAAGGCCTCCGCTCCAATCCAGCGCGGGTAACAGATATCCCACGCAGCCACCTAGACTAACCATAAAGGAGAACATGGCGAAAGCCTGTCCACAGTCGTCCCGTTCACGGTACAGGTCTGAAAGTAGCGCCTCAAGGGGGGTGAAGCACACCTGCCCGCAGAAGTCCAGTAGACCAACACCGAGGATGAGCAGGCCCACCTGAAGGGCCTGGTTACGGCGGGTACTGCCCCAACTGAGGTGGGCGGCCAACACATCAGCGTGCGGGATAATAAGCAGAGCGAGGAGAACTCCCAATGACAGCAGCCAGATGAAGGGCCGTCTGCGGCCATAACTGCTGTTGCAATGATCGCTGGCTGAGCCAATCAGAGGGATGAAGAGAAGACCCAGGACAGGTCCAATACCTATAGAAAAACAAGtgtgattaaaatgtaattaatttttcTTTAATGGCACATAATGAAAGATTAAAAGCTTGTTCCCTCCAATCTAAAATCTTTTGGCTTTATCTTCTACTGAAAGCTTGCTGGAATGCCACATGTGGTTTAAGGTGACCGATATTTGGCTCGGTTCCCTCCTCTCAACAGCTTTTCTAATTAAAGCGGATGACTCAGTCCACTGGTTGGGTGCTGATTCCCATTTTGATTCATGTCTTGATCTTTGGGAGCTATTTTTATTCAAGTAGGTGCTAGAATGATGACCTGAACATgctcaaaatgtacttaaaagtTCACCGTCTATTTACAGTACACACTGTACACTTAACGCAATGTTAGTCATTTTATAAATGCTACTGGTTgactgtatgtactgtatgttataGTATAAATGAAAATGGATAGATTGAAAGACGCTTCTGATAAAAaggtttgccaaatgcataaatgtaatgttccCAAATGTGAGCCGGTTTGTGAAATCCAAGTTAgtttcataatctaataatgggattatgagcatcaaagattgatttcactttatttttttggccttatactcagtcaatattaaagatatcaaggttatattttcatagAATGTTCTTGACATTATATAAGATGATTTTATATCAAAAACAGCAAATCactaaaaatattactttagctgggttttcacattcAGGATCACATGTATATACAATGAAAAAATATTACATCAAcagaaaattattatttactgatGAAAAGCATGAATCCCTTATTCGATAGTAAATAgtaaattacttaaatttgcTTTTTTGCTTAGGTTTTTctttagatttttcttttgaTTTACAATAGCCAGcttcattatatttttatgtgtattaaaagtttatatattctttaaatacatataaacaggatatatatatatatatatatatatatatatatatatatatatatatatatcctgtgcaaaagtcttaggccaccaccaccagacttttaaaagttttaatgtccatccatatttatttttcaatctattttatcaAGATAAAATAGCAGAAAATatgtaagtaaaaaaaaaacattttcaggaCTAACTGTCTTCTTTaggtagggtgaccatacgtgccattcttcccgcacgcgtcctggccaggattttaGGTTCGTCTTTTGGAAGTCGTAATTGTTgactgcatacgtcatagaggattattattattattattacagaaaagcaaccattaTGCAACCAAActatgattgtatgtcttatgtttttaactgaatggcatATCCGGTCAACAAatatgacttccggaagacacaccaaaatcctggccaggacgcgtctgggaagaatggcacgtatggtcaccctatctTTAGGCATCGTTGGTGTTTcatgtgacctctcttggcactaaacgcatcatgagcgtttttgagcagaatgaagtaaaaagattaatttctttaaaattagaaattaggatttaatttaatttagttttaagagatcctgcagtttcctgctattgctcaagtggatgGGGGGGTTTACCCTAAAACTTGACACATcggtttatatttttatacagtttttaaaactataaacacatttcctgtattttctggatgtattctattaaagagactaagaaatgattatatttgatcactataacattgcaaaaacaacaaatctaattctggcatggtggcctgaAGACTATTACACAGTACTATAGATAGATactgtataccttgtaatgcactgtaagtcgctttggataaaagcatctaccaaatgcataaatataatataaataatatacagAACTGTAATAGGCCTTCATAGCAACATCCTATAATGCCCAAAACATTCCTTTACCATTACCCATGGTGTGTAATAATAAAGTTTGCAAACATCTAAAACTTCCCTCAAAGTGCTGTGGTTAAACCGGAAAACTGGGAGCAGGTGTGGAATATCACACCTAAAAACATTTCGAGGCAGCCACCTTGTAAGTCATTAAAGGTGTAATGTGTGTTTTAGCGGCATCTAAGGCtttgtccacacgaagccggtgcattccctaccgatcatttttttcctctttcaaaaaaaataatccgtaaacacagCATAGTCTCAAGAAATATCTGCACacacacgaaaccactgaaaccgactgaaagcggtgtagtatatatgccagaccagtatggggcgctgtaattctaccacagatatacactatacatggagaagaagactttgagcatgcacaTTGCGCATAACCTTGCGCGCTGTATACAAACCAAGAAGAAGAAATGGCAAACGCAACAACTTCAGGAGCAAGAGCGGAGTCTTTCTCCTGGTTGTCTTCCGCGGTGGATCTAAGAGCATGTGGTGTATGGTGTTGTCTATTATTGCTTGTtgctcaccacaattgcatagaagcaatagatttagctgtaataaagctagtaggcttagtagcttctgtagcacgaacacaatcatgtAGTCCGCCATTAtggttgttgctgttacgtgtgaggctgccgacacgtgatgtgatgacgttttcgcttcacaaaatatacggattggctgtacacacGAAACAGCAAGGGTGTtgatttcagatttatccactttaggacccggtttaaaaaaatagcggttccagtctcccaaaacgccggatctGTGTGGacgaaacgccaatacgataaaaaatttatacgtatacagtgattcgcgtctccgtgtggacagcccctaacTGTGcgattgcaaattgcaaccaaccatAATTTCGAAATGGAATGTAAAACTACAaaagctgccacaggacaaacatgtcgttgtctgagacaacatagtgacGAAATATGCTCTATAGAGcggtttgtccgtttagggctactgtagaaacatgacggcaacttccatgtaaagAGACCCGCGGTGTATAAAGATGAagcggctcattctaaggtaataaaacaaaacagttcattatgtaattTCCTTTCATTTAATTAGGTCATTATtgtatttctgtcaaaagatccttctaaaagttacacatggCACCTTTAAGCAGGTATTGACATATTTCAGAGCAAACTATAGTTGCAGATAGTCGAGGACTAAAGAGATTTATCTATCAATGTCTGTTACTGGCGCCTGTAAGCCAACACATGCTGTTTCTTCACATGTTGGAGGGAAGGTGAACTTCCTTTAAAGCTGCCCTTGTGCTGTTTGCGGCAGTTTGAGACCCTCATTATCAATCATTACATAGCGCTAAGCTGTGGgcacacataaaacacacacaacttTGTGGTTATATTTTGTTCCTGTACCTCAACACCAAGGTCACTGGTTCACAACCTAgcaaacacatactgtataccACACACTCACATGCATGCATATATACATAAAATGGGACCATGTCTCTAAAATCCAGATGGTGAGATGGCAAGGCGACTTGTTATTTTGGCACTATGGTTTATAAAGGTCTTTCTGTGCTTTCCTCTGCAGCTGTTGACCAATAAAGCATCGGGCAGAATACACACCATGTATCTTCTGTCCTAAGTGACCACACATGCGTTTGGGAACTCATTCGTCTATTTTGTGAATCTGCTTTTTAGTCTTGGAGTCGGATTCAGTTACAGCAAAACCATGTGGATGCCATTTGCGGCCATAAAATAATGCGTATGCTCATATGGCACacagaaaaatgtaaaacacaGGATAAATATTTAGACTCGTGGGTCTGGTTATTTTAGGataaaaggaaataaaaacaaacgtGTTGTTTGGAAAAACTGATACAAAGTTATGTGGAACATTATTTCTAGTAGACATAAGCATAGTGATAGTTTTTCTTtagataaataattattttttagtagAGTAGTAACTAAATTAAACATTCAGATCCacaacagacagaaagacatggTGCTCATGCAAGCATActtcatttgatttgatttgaacATGTATGGTGCATGCAATACCTCCCCTGGCCTACAGGTGTCTGTAAGGAGCAGTTATGAAGGGATGAGGCCATGAGTTAAAACTCATGTAAACATCTTTGGTACAGTTGTATAAATGATGATACTTCCTGATCTCATGGCAAAATCTCTCATATATGGGCTCCATTGTTAATTTAGCTAGCGCGCGTTTCGGTCCGTTTTGTTTATGCATTTTTTCATCGACTatcttgtaaaaaaaatgtgcgACCTTGTAaataaactgcaaaaaaataaaaataataatgtatgtGCATGTGCAACCTATGTACAAATATGTGAGGTTACAAAAAATCTGattctgatgacaaaatttgcattaCGCACCGTTCGCTTAAGCTAGAAGTA
The DNA window shown above is from Paramisgurnus dabryanus chromosome 23, PD_genome_1.1, whole genome shotgun sequence and carries:
- the LOC135781319 gene encoding solute carrier family 45 member 3 is translated as MTEWRSPWRLVLLNSLTCGLEICVAAGITYVPPLLLEAGVEEQYMTMVLGIGPVLGLLFIPLIGSASDHCNSSYGRRRPFIWLLSLGVLLALLIIPHADVLAAHLSWGSTRRNQALQVGLLILGVGLLDFCGQVCFTPLEALLSDLYRERDDCGQAFAMFSFMVSLGGCVGYLLPALDWSGGLLSFYLGGQAECLFSVLILIFVVSVLVTMKVSEEHCGTSTLEPGPLELGRCFPRSCCYLFQCKLRSLKSGPLMCLLRTCWSMTPAIYSSYCHVPRVMRQLCLAQLCSWMGVMSFMLFYTDFIGEGLYQGVPSAAPGTDLRQRYDEGIRMGSLGLFLQCATSTFFSLVMSKLVHLFGSRTVYLSSMVCFTVSALVICLSKSVLLVTAMSALTGFAYATLQTLPYTLTCHYHKDKQVYMQSTQTKKLHKNGFPITRDSVCLTLDTNSGDLTHKNGISNGNAHYSSDGQTYYQPLQNGAVTLESEDFEKRGVGLDFAILDSTFLLSQVFPTFFMGMIVQFTQSVTAYIASSAIFGAIGIYFATHIIFDQKDL